AAGACCAGAAAAAACTTGTAGATAAGTTGAGAGATAAAGCAATTGAACGTATTAGAAACTATATAGTCGTTACTATCAAGATGTTTCGTCAAGCGTTTGTCGACGTGTTTCCAATCCGAAAGCATCGACTCattgcaaataaaaactactacctctttctttttaaattcaatcGGAAACTTGCATTGGAATTGCAACGGGCTTACATAAATACGATGAATTGGTTTTATCTATACCACTTCGAACAGTACTCTAGGTTTTTGGACAAAGTTCATGTCCTTAAGGGAGAAACTATTCGCGTTGAAGAGGATCGGAAAGGACTCTTCAACCTTTCCAAAGGAGCACAACAATCTTACGGGAATCAAATGCTCTCAGTAAACTTGCGCCCTCAGGATTTTGATATGAACTCTGTGTTGACAGCATCTACAATGCATCATATTGAATCTTCCCCACAATATATTGAACGTGTTTATTGCTCATGGGAATTAGTCTTGACGGAACACGTCTCTTCTGAATATGCTTTTTTGCTGGAGTACTTTAACCTCTCTAAAGATCAGCAGGCTACCGTTTTTGCCGCtatctttgaaaaaactttacaTTTTTCACGCAAATACATTACAGGATTGATATCAAGCAGTATCGATTGCATAGGTATTTTGAAGTCCATTCGTTTTACTCAAAAATTAGCTTTACAGGCGCAAACTAATATAGTGCCTGTTATTGAGCCACACTATAACTCCATGATTCTTTTTCTGTGGCCTCGCTTTCAAGCTGTCATGGACATGCACTGTGAGTCACTCCGTAAAACTAACTTATCTGTGAAGCCAGAAGAAATCACTTCGCGACCTCATCCACTTTCGCAGCGAGTAGCTGAACTACTTTATAGCCTTTCGATGCTAAGTGTTAATGTCGTAGAAGCCGAGCCTGTTGCACGAAGTGCTTCAAGACTAGCTCAGGATTATGTGAGCATGTTACAAAACCTGTGTAAAACAGTTAATGACAAAAGGAGACAAAGTAGGTTTTTGTCCAATAATTATACCCTCATTTCGACTGTTCTTAGCGGCGTATCGGGAAATTTAGCTATAGAgcaaaaaacatatttcgAAAAgcttaatgaaaatttaactaATTTCCAATAGCCAAGATTATTAacatataataaattacgTTTTATTCATTTGGTAGGATTCtatattaagaaaaaaattaaagtagTTAATTATTTCAGGACACTTTAGTGGTAAACCACAAAAAGCAATATTATGCTTGATGTTCTTTAACAACACGTAAGAATCCAGCAACTCGACCCATATCTACTTCTCCCTGTTGACCGTCACTTTCCACGGCTTGTAACAAACTTTCCAATAATGAATCCACTCGAGATTCATCGACACCGGTGCATAGGGAAACAACCCGACGGCACTTTGATTTTATGTTGGAATTTCGTTGCCAAAGTTTGTTCGCTAATTCGTTTAATCTGGCTTCATTTCTCTCATAAGCAGCAACTTGAAACTTCAATTCAGCAAtagataaatttttgttgttgtttTCATTGACAGTAAAAGGAGCGTCAGCATCCAATGATAATGAATCGTGTATTCCATTGGGATCAAAAGATTCATAAAGATTACTTAATTCACTTTTCTGTTCTTCGATCGAAGTCATAAGATTTTTACAACGTTGCCTTAATTCAAGAAACAAAGTTCTTTGCGTCTCGGACACGTGTAGTTGTTCACGAAGATCGGACAGCTTTTTTGTAGATTCACGCAATTGGGTGTAGGCTGAGTCAATCATAGACTGTTTTGCAGCCATTTCATCCTGAAAATCTTTATCCAGAGAAGATATTACATCGGTCACAGAGGCGATAATGTCTCTACTCTTTTGACGAGGAGGGACAGCAGTCTTTTCTTTGCTGGACAGATTTTCACTCATAAGGGaaacttttgtttgttttgagTCTTCGGGTTGTTTTAATGCgttttcaacaaaaattccaaaatttgCTACGCTTAACCCTGCACGATTAGGAATATAAGCGGAAGCTCCGGCTTGCATTAAAACTTCAACAATGTTCTTATTTCCAATTCTTGCTGCGATATTTAAAGCTGTATCCCCATTTTTATCttgatgatttaaataGTTTATGAAGTCTTTCAGCATATATCCGTTGTTACCACTTGCATGTTTCTTTGCCCAATTTAATAAGGTTTCTAAGTAATATCTCGATGCTGAACCTCGGCCTTTTATACCTGCAGTAAGACAAATGTGATGAACGACGGTCCGTCCAGCTCGATCTGTACAGGGAAGAGATGCGTAAAGCAAGTCTAGTAAATCACCAAAAGAGTTCTGATTGAGATGATTGGTTACCAAAACCGATCTCATTAATGCCGTTTCTCCTGTGAGGTTGCCACGTAAAGGATTAGCTCCTTTATGTATTAAGGCTTGTAACAAAGGCATTTTGGCAACGGCTGCTGCCCAGTGCAGAGCGGCGTGTCCAAGTTCGTCAATGGGGACATCCAAATCTAATGAGTCCGACAGCTTTGCTTCTAAGGCGCTGGAATCAGCAAAGTTTACATCTAAAAAGATAGAGGTCAAAATGTCTTTTGATGTATGATAATCCTGCATAATATTCTGATCAAGTGGAGGAAGACTAGAAACCAAGGATACAAAAGAAAGTGAATGGTTCAACCTTGGCGTATCTGGAAACAATGAAGAGGCCTCATTATCATTTAACTGTGAGGAGGGATGTAAGTCTTCATCACTGACATCAATTCTATGCCGTTTTAAACGCTGTTCAAGGATAGGTGGAGAGGTGGAGAGGTAATTGTTAGAGCGTTTAACATTTTGGCTATCAATTTGAGTTAAAGGTAGTAAGAAAGAGGAAGAAGGTGAAGGTGAACTCTGCATATTGTTTATAGTGTGCACCCCATTCTTTGAAGACTTGCTAGggtttgaaaaattatgatTCCTCAAAGGGGATCGCgtattaaaagaagaagtatttaaatttttggagATTGAAGAACTTTCGATTTGTTGCtgctttgaaaatttggGGAATAAATCAagattaaaagaaattaatggttgtaaaatttcataaaccCCATATCGCTTTGCTATAGAAATTGCTCGATCATATGGAACCCATACTCCATCTATTTGAGGGTGTTTGGAGTCAACATTCTCATAGTCCCCACTCTCGATAATATCATCCAATTCTTTGGCGTTTTCAGATGACGAAGTACCAGCAAGTCGAAGTATTTGAGAGATATTAAAGTAAGAATCTGGACATCTTCGAAGAGCAACATTATCCCCACAGCTAAGCTCCATATATTTCATGCCTGAACATTCGACAGCATACAATTCTACGGGTCGGCCATCACGTAAAACTTGGgagttaataaaaatccTTGAACTAGAGTCTTTTAAAGTAGATGAATCGTTtagtttgtttatatttctGTTTGAAAGGGGTTGTGATGGCTCATCCTCTGGGCGTTTTTGGTATGAAAAAGAATCGTTCCCCAGCTCAAACTGGCGAATAAAATTGGCTGAAGCCATTATAgtatattaaaataaaaaatgccGAAAAAATatcgaattttttataaaggGCAGCACGTTTTTCTCGAAAATAAGGGTGCTGAACTGACCATGAAAGAAGACTCGAGCTCCTCACCACTTGGTTTGTTTAAGAGATTGTgaattcctttctttttcaaataaatagaagTAATTTTTTCGGATTTCGTGTTATACACAAATTCGCTCTGGGAAGGTTCACGCAGCTGTATACATTTGGTACGGCGTTAGACCGTATTCGAAGTAACGATATATGAGGCTTCCTAAGGAAAACAAAGGACTACTTCAATGTTCGTTTCTTCTGGGggttttatttaaaggcTACTTAGAAATGGAATTCTTTCTCATTTCAAATACCCTgttgaaaaatttccaacTTTGCTATACTCAACGACTTTACTGTTTCGGGATATGCAAAAGAGACGGATTTTTCAGTCAATTCTAATTTTCcctaaataaaagttttgatGTTGAgtatgaaaaaattatatttttttattggtATTTCTAATACAAAGTAGCTTCCAACTTccatctttttcaaataggTAAATAGATAGACATATTAATGACGTCATATATAGAACGCGACGCGtcgaaataaattaaatttaaggATAACGTGTTccttaaaagaaatgtaaataaGCACCAACCAGCATGGAACTAAACTGTCAAGGAAACAGGTTCACTGTGGTGCAGCTTACTTAACAGAACGTTTTCCACTTAAAAACACTGCATTCTTTCGGAAACCTTCATGATCAATACGCCCTGCACGAGAGAAGGGAAACAAAATTGCAATCACTTTGGCAGTGATGAGTCCTGTCGATACTGGGCCAAATTTGTTACTATCACTGTAAACTAGTTAATATCTCTATagaagaaaacgaaaaagtaaaaaaacaattgttgGAAACCTACATAGAATGAAATTGTTCATCGCCTTCGACCCACACATGTCCCTCGGGAACGGGTACTAATGACAACTTTTTAGGAGGTCTCGTTTTCATGATATCGTATTCTACTCCTAGAACTCTTTTTACCAATAGTTCCTCTGGGTTTTCTGGAGAGCTTGTTGCTTATTAGTAACGATAAAAAGGGAAACTCAGTACCGAAAGACCCTGCAACGATCCAAGAACTTACCGTAGTATAACTACATCTCCTCTTTTGTAATCCTTATTCCATTTCCAAAGTAGTACCCTATCTCTCTGCAGCATGTTTGTCTCAGGGTTAAAGGCTGGTTTCATAGATCTACCTTCAATTGTACCGACGCTGACTACATGTTGTTCAACGAACATTAATACGGGTACCCATAGGGTAATTCCgactaaatttttaaaaaatactgATTTAAAAGATTGATTTCGAACGAAAGGGTTTGCCATTTTTTGAGGACAACTGCTAAACTCTCTCCTCTAAGAAGTTTATGATTAACCGTCTGTATGTACCTTAACAAGCATGGGAGTTTCcgtaattaataattaaaccAGGAAAACgtattaatgaattttatcTGATAAGTGTCAGGCTTCTATTCCTGAtcgtttttgtttcaataCGGTGTGTTGCAGTAGGTAATTCAAAACCACATTAAGCTTAGCTTCCTTctaatattattatagCGAAAACTATTATTTACTTAAATTAACAACCATGGTAATAgatacaaaaaaacaaataaatattctgtaaagaaaaatgttttattttaagaatttatttCCATTTCGTAAACGTTGTCCAACCAAGCTTTTAGCTACATTTGTTATTGTTAGTAATTTTGCAAACAAACAGGCTATATAGTGTGGAAAAGTAGTCTAATTTACTAAGCACCCACTATGGCTTTTTGAGCAAATACTTACCTCCCCATAAGAAACTGAAACACAATCAAGTTCATCTCGGGAAATTAATGCGATGGCTTGATTTATACCGGCATCAAGCtaatgaattaataaatgcaataatgagaaaaatgtaaaaaactTACCTTTCCCAGGCGATTCAGCACTTGATATAAATCTATCACAGGACACTCATCTTCATCTATCTGATGGAAAAGATAATCTCGTAATAAGTagattaatgaaatttctttttctcgtGCGATAGGATATTCACGAGAAGCTCTATTATTATCAATAATAAACATAATCTTGCacaaaatattaaaaaatcgaCCGTGTTGGAAAGCGTCCGAAATTTTTCTCTCCATTTTTTCGCATTCCACGTATGGTGAACTCATTATAGGGAAAAAACTTTCTATGtgattttgcaaaaacaaCTCCAAGTTTTTATCCTCAGGAACTTCCGATACAAAGTATAAAACCGCTTTATAAAATTCCCTCGAATATGTACTATAAATTGCTCGTGCGGCTGAAGACATGTCCATATCAGTTCTTCCAGTAGCTAAATTCGCAATCACAACTCCAAGATCTACAAAATCCTGCTTCTTTCGTTCCTCTAATGGAGGCTTGTTTGACACTACCAATTCATAGTCAGCGCAACCACTAATACGAATCCTTTACACGTTAGTATAAGtcattaatgaattaaagaaatgtaTTCCAtcaaaacataaaaaatgttcaaaaaaaaatacctttCAGTTTGATCCACAAGGATTCTCGACGGAGTAAGCTTGTTGCAAGCAAACCCGGATTTATGTAGATATGACAAAGCGATAGTAAGctggaaaaaataattccaTAACTCTCGTTCTGgaatttttctattttccTCCAACTTGACAGAATTTTTAGAATTGTTTAGGTAGAGCTCACCAAGGGTTGTAGTACACGGataaaaatcataaattAATAGTAACGCTTGATTAATTAGTAAGgtttagtaaaataaacttACAAGAATCATGAAATGTATCAGTATGAAAAGCAGAATGGAATGGTACGATATTTGGatgaaaaacatttttaagcTTGTCGACAGTCGACGTATCAATATTAATTGAACAgtcttttaaatatattagCAATTGCAATTTATGAATCTGAAGGTTACCTTGGAGTCGTTTCAAAACGTAAGCATTCCCATCGATGGAAGAAGTGCATTTGTACGTCCAAGAAGAGAATCCAATTTGCTCTTTATACCGATAAAGCTTTGTATTCAGTGGCGCCAAAGAAGTATATGAAGATATAATAGACGGAAGCGCTAAAATATTAGTATAAAGGAAGCTAGACACAAATTAAGTACCTGAAATTGTCTGACGGGATGCCTCGCTCTTTCTCTCGATTCTTTCTCTAGTCGTATCATCAATAAATAGACCGTTTACAGTTCTTTCATAAGGAAGTAAAGTTGGCATGGGAGAAGGTTGCGGATTATATAAATTGTACAATGTCTGTTGTTGTCAACAACAATAATAAGGCTTTAGACTTACGGGTTTAAACTGGTTTTGACGAGTATAATAAACCCCAGAGTCATCATGAAAAGGCTCATTGACCAACATAGATGCATTATTGTAAGGATTAATAGCCTAAAATTACAGTAAAATtagtaagaaaaatataagcTGTTAGCCAGACATACATGACTACCTGGTGAAAGCGCAACAGGGGTACGCTCTCTAGATAGAAAAAGAGATTTTTCTTGTGATTTAGGAACAAATACTGCAGCGCCAGCAGCCTTTACTGGTAAAGCGCGAACAGGTTGAAAAGAGGCCGACGCAGCATTCAGTTTTTTCTTACTAGCGAGGTTAATTATACGTACAAAgccttaaaaaaaatcatacaCTGAGTATTGCTCCAAATTCTCTGAAGAAGGGATGAAAGGCTACAAACAATCGTAAGCAAGAAGCTTCTCTGAAGTTAAGAGAATACGCCTATACTTACACCATCATGTCGAAAAGCACATCCATTTTCTGAATGCTTACAGGATCCATAAAGTAAGATATTTCTACATAATGTTCGTTTAGCTTTGGAATGGTCTATTAAAAATGGTGGTCAGTCAAGTTTTGCTTTGAATTTCCATTTACCTTTCAAATCAGTCACTGACGGAGACCTGGAACTCTCCCTAGAACGGGAAGTTGGCTTTGGGCTTGCAGGAGAATTCTTCCTCACACTCATCCTGTCAATTTCCAGGCAATCCCAAGCTAACAGTCTGAGATTATAGCAATTTAGTTACAGGTCGTGGAATCAGTAAGTCCCGGACAATACTAATAATGCAGCACAACGAAGTTTACTGTAATACTTTGCAACGCtacattttgtttatataaCAATTTCATAGTAGTAATATTTAAGCATTTGAGAAGACAGTAattctaatttattttttatctgTTCTTTACATGTAACGGGCAGTAACTATTTCGAAAACTTTAACAATAGCAAGTGTTATGTAGCAGTTGAACATGTCTTCGTAATGCTGCTATCTTTCTGCGATCACTGTAATTTAATTGCAAATCATAAAACCAAAGTaactgaattttttttatcttaaCTTCTTCCTTAGTGCCAACTTTTGCGAATTGTTTCAAATGCAAAGCTATGTTTTTCAAGCAATTCGGCCTCCCATATATAGCCATTGCAAGTAAGAAAACTTAGTTCGCAGTTATAAATTCCCTATAGAAACTAACAGCTTGCCAAATTCACACTCCCCTGTTTTGCTATAaaatgcaataaaaaattactgaAAGGGGTGGGACTCGAACCCACGAGCTTTCGCACTAGTGCCTTAAACTAGCTCCATAACCACTCGGACACCCTTCCTTTTTTGATCTGTCAGACAAAAAagtatatattatttatttaattaattaaagaaattttaggaattcagaaaaatatttaaattgctaaaaagaataataacAGACTGTCAATTATAAAAGCATATTTATTACCCTATTCTCTTTACATTGTCCTCTAAAACAGAGTAAGGAATGAAAAGTCTAATTGAGTTAAAATAGctcaaaatgaaaagagaaCGGTGAATTTTGTATTGAATaagcttttaattttttgagaatGGTTACCCATGTTTTAATACATTCTTGAAAACTTAAAGACAAGTGTATGATATTTGGCATTTATCTCTGTCTGattggaaaaattatttttaaaagctatGGCAAGTATGtgaacaaaaaatggagaaaatGCGTGAATATTGTAGATCgaatcattaaaaaaatccaataaATGACAAGCGTATAAAGCATGACAAATTGCTTGTAGCCGTTCAATAGAAACTTTTATGTCTGTGCCGCTTGCTATATACTAAACATAAACAAATGGTGAAAGATATTTGAACACAAACTAGTTAACTCTGTCTGCTGATCAAACGAACGATAGGTTGCATGCATTGGGTTGCTTATTCCACTCAATAATTACTGCAATAAAATCAGCATCGGCATCTCGAAAAAATGTATGGCTTAAAGTGTTACTTCGTTAAAAACCTCTTCGTCGTTAACCGATGTCTATATTCCTAACAATTGTTTATAACATCGGAACTTGatatttacatttaaatcttgaaaacaataaacCTTTTGATCATTTGTAAATTGGGAAAGCATAattgtttataaatttagttGGAAGCTTAGGTATACAACTACTGTTGTATATTGTTGACATTTGATTGCTTCCACCACCGACCACTCTCCAGCAACTAGCTCATTCTTTATATGTAACCAAACAGGATGGGCTCTAATGGGTCAGAACTATGGTTTAATAAGGAGTTGGAATACTCCCAACAACTCACTAAtggaaaaatgaaagaattcttcttccttgTATCTGAAACCATGGACTGGTTGAATGAACACATGCTTGAAGTTTCCAAGTTACAGCTAGAGTCGTACGCATTTGTTGTTTATCATATGTGCTAATTAGATGGTTAGGGATATATATGAATTAGTGAGAACACCTACCAAGATAAAGGAGAAGTACTCCACTCCTCGTTTAAGTCCTGTACATCGATGTGCGTTACCAACGCCTCGCATGCGGTTAACATCTATTCAACATCAGCTTGAGGAAGCTGCTGTTGAAGGATATAAGTCGGGTGAATCCAATACAGTCAAGGAACCTAAAGAATTACATACTGCTACTAATACAGAAACCCaatttgatgatgataGGGATTCTACTAAGCTATCTTCTGAATATGTCAAAGATGATATAGTTAATAAATCTACTAAAGGTGGTGTATCTCCTATTAAAGAAACGAGATTGCCGACTAATTTGCCAGCTTTTAGTCCTACTTCAGTAGAGCGTCGTTTTACTGAATGGAACGTTCCTCTTCGTGAAACTTCGCCTTCCCCATCAGAAACTGCTGACAGTCCTAATAAATTACCAAAGCAAAAGCACCCCGCTTATTCTTTTGTCACTTTACCTAAACGTGAagagattttgaaaagacCTGCATCATTACACAGTCGTGTGGAATCAACTAATTCATTTATAAATCAGTTAAATCGCCGGCGTACTAAAGACAACTTAACGAATAATCCTGAAATTTCATTAGATGAACCTATCAAGGCACTACCTTCAACTACTTCTGATGctccttcttctttgttAAATACCAATGTGTCCTCTAGTCCTTCTaaatttcgaaaattcCTTTCATCAGTCATCCCCGCCAAGACAGATTTATCAGCCAAGGAATCGCTCACGTCGTCTACTAGGTTATCGACTTCTTACAAAACTCGTAAAAGAAGTTCAGGAGTCGCCTTCTCTTCTGAAACTGttacttcttcttccaaggaaagaaaaaggtcTGTCGAAAATGAAATGCTTAAACCTCATCCAACTATTTTTGAATCCCCTCCCGAAATTACTTCCTTCGATAAATCCAACGCAGTAGAAGCTGAGGCATTAACGGCCAAATTAAAATCCAATGAAGAGAGACTACCTGTATCTTCTCAACCTGGAAGTGATGCCAAAAGTCAAGAGTTTGACTTTTTTGAAGCCAAAATTCCCGATTCTATTGCTAAATTGAACGAGCTAACTGCCTCCAATGAAAACCACTATGAACTGAAAACTTATGATCGTGCCGAACGATTAAGGCAGAAAATACAAGAAGTAAGTTCTAATAAAAGATTAATTCCTTCGACTCCGCCCACGAAGAAACCGATTAATGCAGTTTTAGATGCTGCTAAAAACTCTGCAGCTAAGGATTTGCACCTTGCTAAAATGAAGctgaataataaaaacgACGAGTCTTCCTTAAGCCCTGCAAAAAGTCATGCTGTAATCACTCAAGCGCCTAAGATCCCCCTGATAAGCACATTCACAAGGCTTTCAACCAGAAAGTCGtcaaatgattttaattcttcaaa
This region of Schizosaccharomyces pombe strain 972h- genome assembly, chromosome: II genomic DNA includes:
- the vps52 gene encoding GARP complex subunit Vps52 translates to MQRASTQDVYDGSGDDLNKLDSLKSVLNDVLSSLERFQVDLDVATSDIYKVSERSNKIQVNLNNLKAVESALGAEIDGAILPPDLIKTISTGDMDHPSWNSALEKLTSFLEGGEDDSSLGNMFNSLQINKDQKKLVDKLRDKAIERIRNYIVVTIKMFRQAFVDVFPIRKHRLIANKNYYLFLFKFNRKLALELQRAYINTMNWFYLYHFEQYSRFLDKVHVLKGETIRVEEDRKGLFNLSKGAQQSYGNQMLSVNLRPQDFDMNSVLTASTMHHIESSPQYIERVYCSWELVLTEHVSSEYAFLLEYFNLSKDQQATVFAAIFEKTLHFSRKYITGLISSSIDCIGILKSIRFTQKLALQAQTNIVPVIEPHYNSMILFLWPRFQAVMDMHCESLRKTNLSVKPEEITSRPHPLSQRVAELLYSLSMLSVNVVEAEPVARSASRLAQDYVSMLQNLCKTVNDKRRQSRFLSNNYTLISTVLSGVSGNLAIEQKTYFEKLNENLTNFQ
- the cdc10 gene encoding DNA-binding transcription factor, MBF transcription factor complex subunit Cdc10, with amino-acid sequence MASANFIRQFELGNDSFSYQKRPEDEPSQPLSNRNINKLNDSSTLKDSSSRIFINSQVLRDGRPVELYAVECSGMKYMELSCGDNVALRRCPDSYFNISQILRLAGTSSSENAKELDDIIESGDYENVDSKHPQIDGVWVPYDRAISIAKRYGVYEILQPLISFNLDLFPKFSKQQQIESSSISKNLNTSSFNTRSPLRNHNFSNPSKSSKNGVHTINNMQSSPSPSSSFLLPLTQIDSQNVKRSNNYLSTSPPILEQRLKRHRIDVSDEDLHPSSQLNDNEASSLFPDTPRLNHSLSFVSLVSSLPPLDQNIMQDYHTSKDILTSIFLDVNFADSSALEAKLSDSLDLDVPIDELGHAALHWAAAVAKMPLLQALIHKGANPLRGNLTGETALMRSVLVTNHLNQNSFGDLLDLLYASLPCTDRAGRTVVHHICLTAGIKGRGSASRYYLETLLNWAKKHASGNNGYMLKDFINYLNHQDKNGDTALNIAARIGNKNIVEVLMQAGASAYIPNRAGLSVANFGIFVENALKQPEDSKQTKVSLMSENLSSKEKTAVPPRQKSRDIIASVTDVISSLDKDFQDEMAAKQSMIDSAYTQLRESTKKLSDLREQLHVSETQRTLFLELRQRCKNLMTSIEEQKSELSNLYESFDPNGIHDSLSLDADAPFTVNENNNKNLSIAELKFQVAAYERNEARLNELANKLWQRNSNIKSKCRRVVSLCTGVDESRVDSLLESLLQAVESDGQQGEVDMGRVAGFLRVVKEHQA
- the mmp2 gene encoding endopeptidase catalytic subunit, yielding MANPFVRNQSFKSVFFKNLVGITLWVPVLMFVEQHVVSVGTIEGRSMKPAFNPETNMLQRDRVLLWKWNKDYKRGDVVILRSPENPEELLVKRVLGVEYDIMKTRPPKKLSLVPVPEGHVWVEGDEQFHSIDSNKFGPVSTGLITAKVIAILFPFSRAGRIDHEGFRKNAVFLSGKRSVK
- the ppk26 gene encoding PAN complex subunit Ppk26 — translated: MSVRKNSPASPKPTSRSRESSRSPSVTDLKDHSKAKRTLCRNILLYGSCKHSENGCAFRHDGPFIPSSENLEQYSVKKKLNAASASFQPVRALPVKAAGAAVFVPKSQEKSLFLSRERTPVALSPGSHAINPYNNASMLVNEPFHDDSGVYYTRQNQFKPTLYNLYNPQPSPMPTLLPYERTVNGLFIDDTTRERIERKSEASRQTISALPSIISSYTSLAPLNTKLYRYKEQIGFSSWTYKCTSSIDGNAYVLKRLQDCSINIDTSTVDKLKNVFHPNIVPFHSAFHTDTFHDSSLLLIYDFYPCTTTLGELYLNNSKNSVKLEENRKIPERELWNYFFQLTIALSYLHKSGFACNKLTPSRILVDQTERIRISGCADYELVVSNKPPLEERKKQDFVDLGVVIANLATGRTDMDMSSAARAIYSTYSREFYKAVLYFVSEVPEDKNLELFLQNHIESFFPIMSSPYVECEKMERKISDAFQHGRFFNILCKIMFIIDNNRASREYPIAREKEISLIYLLRDYLFHQIDEDECPVIDLYQVLNRLGKLDAGINQAIALISRDELDCVSVSYGELKAWLDNVYEMEINS
- the pic1 gene encoding INCENP-like protein Pic1 produces the protein MGSNGSELWFNKELEYSQQLTNGKMKEFFFLVSETMDWLNEHMLEVSKLQLESDIYELVRTPTKIKEKYSTPRLSPVHRCALPTPRMRLTSIQHQLEEAAVEGYKSGESNTVKEPKELHTATNTETQFDDDRDSTKLSSEYVKDDIVNKSTKGGVSPIKETRLPTNLPAFSPTSVERRFTEWNVPLRETSPSPSETADSPNKLPKQKHPAYSFVTLPKREEILKRPASLHSRVESTNSFINQLNRRRTKDNLTNNPEISLDEPIKALPSTTSDAPSSLLNTNVSSSPSKFRKFLSSVIPAKTDLSAKESLTSSTRLSTSYKTRKRSSGVAFSSETVTSSSKERKRSVENEMLKPHPTIFESPPEITSFDKSNAVEAEALTAKLKSNEERLPVSSQPGSDAKSQEFDFFEAKIPDSIAKLNELTASNENHYELKTYDRAERLRQKIQEVSSNKRLIPSTPPTKKPINAVLDAAKNSAAKDLHLAKMKLNNKNDESSLSPAKSHAVITQAPKIPLISTFTRLSTRKSSNDFNSSNSRPSSNALKSDANENTDSSLPPSKKEFIEKSLHKLSEPLHDDSRQNSDHNFAPHSRPIAIRVATASQRELEQTEKRKAKNGAANASNMESRSSENETHRFKKFYGKERELSNNEFPSRQTKTVTSANSSNIRDMEHTISDKPRSEPDAIPSSKSMHSNKPFEEKSEKPTTKRLVTNPSNVNASWHSNMLKRQEDLRKKKPLTDNGATSRHMLKSGLTRVTSKPTQRFANELAEDMSLAFHSTIPKKMEPDSVTSVTQPSVGSLRNNFDIGTTNSQNEDRKKKIAAQKNKNPVHGNVGLTNQHGFKTMHHNVNPFTKQNGIMKGKLPSSSTSQSNKPFIEKASMHAPAKGRNSSMQEPSSKSPLLKTPKSNYFPGYGSLSPNTSVELPEINSDYSDDSDDEGNKKKVNLPSWAESPELREQLKRQQKWDPDKIFGMIKPLQMDEYFRSKDRSKIRFRPRSSSADWSSQDRLTQAEIDNYKKNMGFL